A single genomic interval of Polaribacter vadi harbors:
- a CDS encoding 4'-phosphopantetheinyl transferase family protein: protein MALYKTLTISSKTKVFIWKIEETIEELQQGVTLTENNSARLNSMKSDLHQKGFLSIRHLLKEIDLTDADLIYDEFGKPHLNNNRFISITHSFNFTAIIYSTETEVGIDIEKQRDKILKIAHKFTPIEEYKTIANHDALISKLTIVWGAKESLYKIYGKKKLLFLHHIYVADFKFEEAKTTGEIRFDGETTSYAVEFLEFEGFTCVFAY from the coding sequence ATGGCTCTTTACAAAACATTAACTATCAGCTCAAAAACCAAAGTTTTTATTTGGAAAATTGAGGAAACCATTGAAGAATTACAGCAAGGAGTTACCTTAACTGAAAATAATTCAGCACGTTTAAATTCGATGAAATCTGATTTACATCAAAAAGGTTTTTTGAGCATAAGACATTTACTAAAAGAAATTGACTTAACAGATGCTGATTTAATTTATGATGAATTTGGGAAACCTCATTTAAATAATAATCGATTTATTTCGATCACACATTCTTTTAATTTTACTGCCATTATTTATTCTACTGAAACCGAAGTTGGTATTGATATTGAAAAACAGCGTGATAAAATTTTAAAAATTGCACATAAATTCACACCAATTGAAGAATACAAAACCATAGCAAATCACGATGCATTAATTAGTAAATTAACGATTGTTTGGGGTGCAAAAGAAAGTTTGTATAAAATTTACGGAAAGAAAAAATTACTTTTTCTACACCATATTTATGTAGCAGATTTTAAATTTGAAGAGGCAAAAACTACTGGAGAAATTCGTTTTGATGGAGAAACGACTTCTTATGCTGTTGAGTTTTTAGAGTTTGAAGGGTTTACTTGTGTATTTGCCTACTAA
- a CDS encoding AAA family ATPase, producing the protein MEKKLKQKPINLVKVVLFGPESSGKTTLSRQLARYYHTVWAPEFAREYLQNKWNNERKTCEAEDLIPIAIGQMKLENKLAKRADKILICDTDLLETKVYSEEFYGGFVDEKLDKAANENQYDLYLLTYIDTPWEEDDLRDRPEQRLEMFNAFETALKKHNRPYILLKGDRETRLKNATEAIDKLIANKENLHSFSDSLQDLDMHFLHQNNDFGTSLDY; encoded by the coding sequence ATGGAAAAAAAGCTTAAACAGAAACCTATCAATCTTGTAAAGGTTGTTTTATTTGGCCCTGAATCTTCAGGAAAAACAACTCTTTCTCGTCAATTAGCACGTTATTATCACACAGTTTGGGCACCAGAATTTGCACGTGAATATTTGCAAAATAAATGGAATAATGAGCGTAAAACTTGTGAAGCAGAAGATTTAATTCCGATTGCAATTGGGCAAATGAAATTGGAAAATAAATTGGCTAAAAGAGCTGATAAAATTTTAATTTGCGATACAGATTTACTAGAAACTAAAGTATATTCAGAAGAGTTTTATGGTGGTTTTGTTGATGAAAAATTAGACAAAGCTGCAAATGAAAATCAATATGATTTATATTTACTAACGTATATAGATACACCTTGGGAAGAAGATGATTTACGTGATAGACCAGAACAACGTTTAGAAATGTTTAATGCTTTTGAAACTGCTTTAAAAAAACATAATAGACCTTATATTTTATTAAAAGGAGATAGAGAAACGCGTTTAAAAAACGCAACTGAAGCGATTGATAAACTTATAGCTAACAAAGAAAATTTACATTCGTTTTCTGACTCTTTGCAAGATTTAGACATGCATTTTTTGCATCAAAATAACGATTTTGGGACTTCTTTAGATTATTAA
- the rsmI gene encoding 16S rRNA (cytidine(1402)-2'-O)-methyltransferase: MSKLYIVPTPIGNLEDMTFRAIRVLKEVDFILAEDTRTSGKLLKHFEIATQMHSHHMHNEHKSITGIINRLKNGETCALISDAGTPAISDPGFLLTRACVENNIEVDCLPGATAFVPALVNSGLPNDKFVFEGFLPVKKGRQTRFLLLSEEKRTMIFYESPHKLVKTLAHFIEYFGADRQVSVSRELTKMFEETIRGTASEVLEHYTNKPPKGEIVVIVEGKK; this comes from the coding sequence ATGAGCAAATTATATATAGTTCCAACACCCATTGGCAATTTAGAAGACATGACTTTTAGAGCCATTCGTGTTTTAAAAGAAGTCGATTTTATTTTAGCAGAAGACACAAGAACTAGTGGAAAACTCTTAAAACATTTCGAAATTGCTACGCAAATGCACAGTCATCATATGCATAATGAGCATAAATCGATTACAGGAATTATAAACCGATTAAAAAATGGCGAAACCTGTGCTTTAATTTCGGATGCTGGAACTCCTGCAATTTCAGATCCTGGTTTTTTATTAACAAGAGCTTGTGTAGAAAATAATATTGAAGTGGATTGTTTGCCTGGAGCTACTGCTTTTGTGCCAGCTTTGGTAAATTCTGGTTTGCCAAATGATAAGTTTGTTTTTGAAGGTTTTTTACCCGTTAAAAAAGGAAGACAAACGCGCTTCTTGCTTTTATCCGAAGAAAAAAGAACGATGATTTTTTACGAATCGCCACATAAATTGGTAAAAACTTTAGCCCATTTTATAGAATATTTTGGCGCTGATAGGCAAGTTTCTGTTTCTAGAGAACTCACAAAAATGTTTGAAGAAACCATAAGAGGAACAGCCTCTGAAGTTTTAGAACATTACACAAATAAACCTCCAAAAGGAGAAATTGTTGTGATTGTTGAAGGGAAGAAATAG
- the pnuC gene encoding nicotinamide riboside transporter PnuC, translated as MTEIFDFFFGQYKTYETIDIVLEIIAVIFGFLSVWYSKQNKIWVFPTGMISTLIFVYLLFKWELLGDMMINAYYFIMSIYGWYIWTYKSDGEHETPISTTTTKEKKLSVFIFIATLIFVYAVYSYFEKWTSWTAYVDTITTAIFFVGMWLMAKRKIENWIYWIIGDIISAPLYFYKGFTFTSFQYLIFTFIAIFGYLAWKKSLNRNLSIL; from the coding sequence ATGACAGAAATTTTCGATTTCTTTTTTGGACAATATAAAACCTACGAAACCATAGATATTGTTCTAGAAATTATAGCAGTTATTTTTGGTTTTTTATCAGTTTGGTATTCTAAGCAAAATAAAATTTGGGTTTTCCCAACAGGAATGATTAGCACATTAATCTTTGTGTATTTACTTTTTAAATGGGAACTTTTAGGAGATATGATGATAAATGCCTACTATTTTATAATGAGCATTTACGGTTGGTATATCTGGACTTATAAAAGTGATGGAGAACATGAAACGCCGATTTCTACAACCACAACAAAAGAAAAAAAGTTAAGTGTTTTTATTTTTATAGCAACACTTATTTTTGTGTACGCTGTGTATTCTTATTTTGAAAAATGGACAAGTTGGACAGCTTATGTAGACACAATTACTACAGCAATTTTCTTTGTAGGAATGTGGTTAATGGCAAAACGAAAAATAGAAAATTGGATTTATTGGATTATTGGAGACATTATTTCTGCTCCATTATATTTTTATAAAGGGTTTACTTTTACTAGTTTTCAATATTTAATATTTACATTTATAGCAATATTTGGTTATTTAGCATGGAAAAAAAGCTTAAACAGAAACCTATCAATCTTGTAA
- the ahcY gene encoding adenosylhomocysteinase — MSTKTAYVPYKVKDISLADWGRKEIELAEAEMPGLMSLREEYGDSQPLKGARIAGCLHMTIQTAVLIETLQALGADVTWSSCNIFSTQDQAAAAIAATGTPVYAWKGMNEEEFDWCIEQTLFFGEDKKPLNMILDDGGDLTNMVLDRYPELAAGINGLSEETTTGVHRLYERVKNGTLPMPAININDSVTKSKFDNKYGCKESAVDAIRRATDIMLAGKRVTVCGYGDVGKGTAASFKGAGSIVTVTEIDPICALQAAMDGFEVKKLETVVANSDIIITTTGNKGIVRGEHFEAMKDKVIVANIGHFDNEIDVPYLNKNSEKVEIKPQVDKYNINGKDIILLAEGRLVNLGCATGHPSFVMSNSFTNQTLAQMELWNNAKAYKNEVYMLPKHLDEKVAFLHLAKIGVELTELSKEQADYIGVTQAGPYKPEHYRY, encoded by the coding sequence ATGAGCACAAAAACAGCTTACGTACCTTACAAAGTAAAAGATATTTCTCTAGCAGATTGGGGAAGAAAAGAAATTGAATTGGCAGAAGCAGAAATGCCAGGATTAATGAGTTTGAGAGAAGAATATGGAGATTCTCAACCTTTAAAAGGAGCAAGAATTGCAGGATGTCTACACATGACAATTCAAACTGCAGTTTTAATTGAAACTTTACAAGCTTTAGGTGCAGATGTTACTTGGAGTTCTTGTAATATTTTTTCTACACAAGATCAAGCTGCTGCTGCAATTGCTGCAACAGGAACACCAGTGTATGCTTGGAAAGGAATGAACGAAGAAGAATTTGATTGGTGTATAGAGCAAACTTTATTTTTTGGTGAAGACAAAAAACCATTAAATATGATTTTAGATGATGGTGGAGATTTAACCAACATGGTTTTAGATCGCTATCCAGAATTGGCTGCAGGAATTAATGGTTTATCAGAAGAGACTACAACTGGAGTTCATAGATTATATGAACGTGTAAAAAACGGAACGTTACCAATGCCAGCTATCAACATTAATGATTCTGTTACAAAATCGAAATTCGATAACAAATATGGTTGTAAAGAATCTGCAGTAGATGCAATTCGTAGAGCAACAGATATTATGTTAGCAGGAAAGCGTGTAACTGTTTGTGGTTATGGAGATGTAGGTAAAGGAACAGCAGCTTCTTTTAAAGGTGCAGGTTCAATTGTAACTGTTACAGAAATCGATCCTATTTGTGCTTTACAAGCAGCAATGGATGGTTTTGAAGTTAAGAAATTAGAAACTGTTGTTGCAAATTCTGATATTATTATTACAACTACAGGAAATAAAGGAATTGTTAGAGGTGAGCATTTTGAAGCAATGAAAGACAAAGTTATTGTTGCAAACATTGGTCATTTTGATAATGAAATTGATGTTCCTTATTTAAATAAGAACAGCGAAAAAGTTGAAATCAAACCTCAAGTTGATAAATATAACATCAATGGAAAAGATATTATTTTATTAGCAGAAGGACGTTTGGTAAATTTAGGATGTGCAACTGGTCACCCAAGTTTTGTAATGAGTAATTCATTTACAAACCAAACTTTGGCGCAAATGGAACTTTGGAACAATGCAAAAGCATACAAAAACGAAGTGTACATGTTGCCAAAACATTTAGATGAAAAAGTAGCATTTTTACATTTGGCAAAAATAGGTGTAGAGTTAACAGAATTAAGCAAAGAGCAAGCAGATTATATTGGTGTAACTCAAGCAGGTCCTTATAAGCCAGAACATTATCGTTATTAA